CCATGGATGCCAAATTTCCATAACTCACCGTATGGCCATATTTAACCCGCTTGTACAGCGTCTGATAAATAGTTTCCTGAAAGGGCGTTCCACTCAGTTTAAAAGGAAATGTAAAATCTTTCCGATGTCCTTCAAAAAATTCCCTTAACTCCTCTTCAGCCCATGCGAGGACTGGATGAGTTTGATAAAGGGGAAGCGGAAGATGATGTCTCTTGAGAAAATCTTTTAGAGCATTCTCATAGGACGTGATAAACAAAACCTTCCCATCGCAGGCGAGCAGGTAATGTTCGGGAATAGTCTTGTGTAAAAGTGTTTTAATGAGGAAACAATGCGTCTCTTCCGACATGAATGTATCTCCTGTATTTCAAATAATCGATGATAAAAATTCCCAGGAAAATAAGGATCATACCGATGTAGGACTGGGCATTTAAAGATTCGCTGTAAAACAAGACGCCAATGATTAGCGACACTATGGGGGTTAGATATGCGGAAAGGGAAAGCTTGGTCAGCTGCACATGTCTCATCAGCCAGAAAAAGGCAATCAGTGTGTAGCAGGAAGCAAAGACGGATAAATACCCCAGCACAAGCCAGAAACGAAAGTCTGATGGAACATGAAGGGGCGATTCAACAAAAAAGGAGGTCAATAATAATAGGATACCACCTAAAAGCATTCCCAGGGAATTCAGGACAAAGACATTGAGATGAATGCTGTTTTTGCGGACAAGGACACTGGGAAGAGCGGCAAAAACAACGGAAAAAACCATGGTAAAAAAAGCAATTGATGAAACACGTGCCTGAAGGATCACAGGATCAAAAAAGAGAATAAAAACACCCATAAATGAGATGAGTGTCCCTGCGATTTTCAGAAGTCCGGCCTTTTCTTCCTGAAGAAGAAGAACACTCAGAATGAGAACCATCACAGGATAAAGACTGAAAATAATAGAACACAGGCTGGAGGGTAAAAACTGCTGACTCCAAAAGACCAGGGCATTGGATAAGGCAATCAGGAAAAGTCCGTAATATAAAATTGATAAATAGTCTTTTTTTGTCAGAGTGATTTTTTTTAGTTGGTGAAGGGCGACAGGAAAGATCAGGACACCGGCTAAAAGGTATCGAAGGCCGGCAATATAAAAAGGTTTGGCCCCATCAAATGCCTGGGCATAATTTTCCAGTAAAAAACGGACGGAAGCCCAGCTGCTGCCCCAGATCAGGACGTTCAGGAAGAAGAGCACATAGTATAAGGGTCTGTTTTTTTGTTTCATAAAAAAAGGCTCCGGAAACCGGAGCCTGAATTTTTGGATAGAGTTTTATTTCTTTTTTATATCTTTTTGTCTCACTTTTTTATCCCAGATGATAAGAAGGGGAGAAGC
This window of the Candidatus Neomarinimicrobiota bacterium genome carries:
- the yedA gene encoding drug/metabolite exporter YedA, with the protein product MKQKNRPLYYVLFFLNVLIWGSSWASVRFLLENYAQAFDGAKPFYIAGLRYLLAGVLIFPVALHQLKKITLTKKDYLSILYYGLFLIALSNALVFWSQQFLPSSLCSIIFSLYPVMVLILSVLLLQEEKAGLLKIAGTLISFMGVFILFFDPVILQARVSSIAFFTMVFSVVFAALPSVLVRKNSIHLNVFVLNSLGMLLGGILLLLTSFFVESPLHVPSDFRFWLVLGYLSVFASCYTLIAFFWLMRHVQLTKLSLSAYLTPIVSLIIGVLFYSESLNAQSYIGMILIFLGIFIIDYLKYRRYIHVGRDALFPH